In the genome of Hyphobacterium sp. CCMP332, one region contains:
- a CDS encoding choice-of-anchor B family protein has product MIKNILTIILSLIVLTSIAQQSMNMTEVSNFYPSNVTPGNPEQFNDIWGYVAPDGREYAIFGSVSGTYFIDVTNAASPMEIDYFPGGGTGIWRDFKTYKHYAFGVADVTSGNTLQIFDLQYLPDSVVKVYDDNTFSSNCHNIHVNNDRLYLISNTRGGSYYPLDVLCIEDPENPYLIGGIRNGINVSGNYSTSHDAFVHDDTVYLSVYFNNTGNDGLHVFDMTDPENPDLIGSIQNYPVAGINHASWMSSDGTHLIMADETLTSPIKMVDITDLTNMQAISTFAPNPGAIAHNPFIKDCLAIISYYHEGVQIYDVSNPSSPTRVGYFDTDTTIGNGNYSPNYRGCWGVYPYLPSGNIIAADRKNGLFVLTYDGTYPNCSGDFDKVVEVDTSKYCEDTVTTVALNNFSANNIEIYPNPSKGIFHVISDQNVINEIVVYDIRGLEIARVKSNIYRRDIQLDLSSEESGIYFVHLFFNEGEKRMKIFKE; this is encoded by the coding sequence ATGATCAAAAATATACTTACAATAATCCTTTCGCTAATCGTACTTACTTCAATTGCCCAGCAGAGTATGAATATGACGGAGGTCTCTAATTTTTATCCGAGTAATGTCACACCCGGCAATCCTGAACAATTCAATGATATTTGGGGCTATGTGGCACCAGATGGTAGAGAATATGCCATTTTCGGTAGCGTTTCCGGTACTTATTTTATTGATGTTACTAATGCGGCAAGTCCAATGGAAATTGATTATTTTCCAGGTGGAGGCACCGGAATATGGAGGGATTTTAAAACCTATAAGCATTATGCATTCGGTGTGGCCGATGTGACATCGGGTAATACTTTGCAAATTTTTGACCTGCAATACCTGCCCGATTCTGTGGTGAAAGTCTATGATGACAATACTTTTAGTTCAAATTGTCATAATATTCACGTGAACAATGATCGCTTATATCTTATAAGCAACACAAGAGGTGGTTCGTATTATCCTTTGGATGTTTTATGTATTGAGGACCCGGAGAACCCATACCTTATTGGAGGGATTCGAAATGGAATAAATGTAAGTGGAAATTATTCGACTTCTCATGATGCATTTGTTCATGACGATACTGTTTATCTTTCTGTTTATTTCAATAATACAGGTAATGATGGCCTACATGTATTTGACATGACCGATCCGGAAAATCCTGATTTAATCGGTTCAATTCAGAATTACCCTGTTGCGGGAATTAATCATGCATCATGGATGAGTTCAGACGGAACGCATCTCATTATGGCAGATGAAACTCTGACAAGTCCTATAAAAATGGTCGATATTACTGATTTAACCAATATGCAGGCCATAAGTACTTTTGCTCCAAACCCCGGTGCAATTGCACATAATCCATTTATCAAAGATTGCCTTGCCATTATTTCATACTATCATGAAGGTGTACAGATTTACGATGTGTCCAATCCTTCATCTCCCACGAGGGTTGGCTATTTTGACACAGATACAACTATAGGCAATGGAAATTACAGTCCCAATTATCGCGGTTGCTGGGGCGTATATCCTTATCTACCATCTGGAAATATAATTGCGGCTGACAGAAAAAACGGATTGTTTGTTTTAACCTATGATGGTACTTACCCTAACTGTAGCGGAGATTTCGACAAAGTTGTTGAAGTGGATACATCTAAATATTGTGAGGATACCGTGACTACAGTTGCCCTAAATAATTTCAGCGCAAATAATATTGAAATTTATCCTAACCCGTCCAAAGGTATTTTTCATGTAATAAGCGATCAAAATGTCATTAATGAAATTGTTGTATACGATATTCGTGGACTGGAAATTGCAAGGGTAAAATCAAATATCTACAGAAGAGACATACAACTGGATCTCAGTTCTGAGGAAAGTGGTATTTATTTTGTTCACTTATTTTTTAACGAAGGTGAAAAAAGGATGAAAATATTTAAGGAATAA
- a CDS encoding NifU family protein → MVDMLERIEKALDTVRPYLNKDGGDVKVVEIKHNVLVIEFEGNCSSCTMSNMTLKAGIEESVIKAVPEIKYVKALNLPVK, encoded by the coding sequence ATGGTGGATATGCTTGAAAGAATTGAAAAGGCACTTGATACGGTACGACCCTATTTAAACAAAGACGGTGGAGATGTTAAAGTAGTAGAAATCAAACACAACGTGCTTGTAATCGAATTTGAGGGAAATTGCAGTTCCTGTACAATGTCCAATATGACTCTCAAAGCGGGAATAGAAGAATCTGTTATAAAGGCTGTACCTGAAATTAAGTACGTCAAAGCCCTTAATTTACCCGTTAAATAA